From a region of the Paraburkholderia hospita genome:
- a CDS encoding OsmC domain/YcaO domain-containing protein, which translates to MEIKVNFLDKLRLEAKFDDFTVVADQPIRYKGDGSAPGPFDYFLASSALCAAYFVKLYCVTRNIPTENIHLSQNNIVDPENRYQQIFKIQVELPPDITEKDRQGILRSIDRCTVKKVVQAGPEFLIEEVESLDADAQSLLTLKPASDTSTYIVGKDLPLEQTIANMSGNLAALGMKIEIASWRNIVPNVWSLHIRDAHSPMCFTNGKGATKESALASALGEFIERLNCNHFYGGAFWGEDIANAAFVHYPNERWFKPGPEDALPAEILDAYCLQIYNPDGELYGSHLYDTNSGNVQRGICSLPYVRQSDGEVVYFPSNLVENLFVSNGMSAGNTLAEAQVQCLSEIFERAVKREILEGEIALPDVPHDVLAKYPSILAGIQGLEEQGFPVLVKDASLGGTYPVMCVTLMNPRTGGVFASFGAHPSFEVALERSLTELLQGRSFEGLNELPQPTFVSNAVTESNNFVEHFIDSSGVVSWRFFSAKANFEFVEWDFSGQGENSNAEEVATLLGILEDMGKEVYMAVYDQLGAVACRILVPGYSEVYPVEDLIWDNTNKALLFRADILNLHRLDDAALVALLERLDNSELDEYSDIATLIGIEFDENTGWGQLTVLELKLLIHLALQQFEAAQELVGAFLQYNDNTVERGLFYQALNVVLEVLLDDDLELDDYAVNFRRMFGEARMDAVMGSVGGSVRFYGLTPTSMKLEGLDRHHRLIDSYKKLHKARADVAATANVGATAS; encoded by the coding sequence ATGGAAATTAAAGTCAACTTTCTCGATAAGCTACGCCTTGAAGCCAAGTTCGACGACTTCACGGTAGTGGCCGACCAGCCTATCCGTTATAAGGGCGATGGCTCGGCGCCTGGTCCCTTTGATTATTTTCTCGCCTCATCGGCCTTGTGCGCGGCTTACTTTGTGAAGTTGTACTGTGTAACTCGCAATATTCCTACCGAAAATATCCACCTGTCGCAGAATAATATTGTTGATCCGGAAAACCGGTACCAACAGATTTTCAAGATTCAGGTTGAGTTGCCGCCGGATATCACGGAGAAAGATCGCCAGGGTATTTTGCGCTCTATTGACCGTTGTACGGTGAAAAAAGTGGTGCAAGCCGGACCCGAATTTTTAATTGAAGAGGTAGAGAGCCTCGATGCCGATGCTCAGTCGTTGTTGACGTTGAAGCCGGCTTCTGACACCAGCACCTATATTGTGGGCAAGGATCTCCCGTTGGAGCAAACCATCGCCAATATGTCGGGAAATCTGGCGGCCTTGGGCATGAAGATTGAAATCGCTTCGTGGCGCAATATCGTTCCCAATGTGTGGTCGCTGCATATCCGCGATGCGCACTCGCCGATGTGTTTCACCAATGGCAAGGGAGCGACCAAAGAAAGCGCGCTGGCGTCGGCGTTGGGAGAGTTTATCGAGCGCCTGAATTGCAACCACTTCTATGGCGGTGCGTTTTGGGGCGAAGACATCGCCAATGCGGCATTTGTACATTACCCGAACGAGCGCTGGTTCAAGCCGGGCCCTGAGGATGCGCTGCCGGCTGAAATTCTGGATGCGTACTGCCTGCAAATTTATAATCCCGACGGCGAGTTGTATGGCTCGCATCTGTACGACACCAACTCCGGCAATGTGCAGCGCGGTATCTGTTCGCTGCCGTATGTGCGGCAGTCGGACGGCGAAGTGGTGTATTTTCCGTCCAACCTGGTCGAAAACCTGTTTGTCAGCAATGGCATGAGTGCCGGCAATACGCTGGCCGAAGCGCAGGTGCAATGTCTTTCCGAAATTTTCGAACGGGCGGTAAAACGTGAAATTCTGGAAGGTGAAATCGCATTGCCTGATGTGCCGCACGATGTGCTGGCGAAATACCCCAGCATTCTCGCCGGGATTCAGGGGTTGGAAGAGCAGGGCTTTCCGGTGCTGGTAAAGGATGCGTCGCTGGGTGGGACCTACCCGGTGATGTGCGTCACCTTGATGAACCCGCGGACAGGCGGTGTCTTTGCCTCGTTCGGCGCACACCCGAGCTTCGAGGTGGCGCTGGAACGGAGTCTAACGGAATTGCTACAGGGGCGCAGTTTTGAAGGTCTGAACGAATTACCTCAGCCCACCTTTGTCAGTAACGCCGTGACTGAATCAAATAACTTTGTTGAGCACTTCATTGATTCCAGCGGTGTGGTGTCGTGGCGTTTTTTTAGCGCCAAAGCGAATTTCGAGTTTGTTGAGTGGGATTTTTCTGGTCAGGGTGAAAACTCCAATGCGGAAGAAGTCGCAACGTTGCTCGGAATTCTCGAGGACATGGGCAAAGAGGTGTACATGGCGGTGTATGACCAACTGGGCGCCGTAGCCTGCCGGATTTTAGTGCCCGGTTATTCGGAAGTTTACCCGGTAGAGGATTTGATCTGGGATAACACAAATAAGGCGCTGTTGTTCCGCGCCGATATTTTGAACTTGCATCGCCTGGATGATGCCGCCCTGGTAGCATTGCTTGAGCGTCTGGATAACAGTGAACTAGATGAGTACTCCGATATTGCCACTTTGATCGGCATCGAATTTGACGAGAATACGGGCTGGGGGCAGCTAACAGTTCTCGAGTTGAAACTGCTGATTCATCTCGCCTTGCAGCAATTTGAGGCGGCGCAAGAGCTGGTGGGAGCGTTCCTGCAGTACAACGACAACACGGTCGAGCGCGGATTGTTTTACCAGGCCCTGAATGTGGTGCTGGAGGTGCTGCTCGATGACGACCTGGAACTGGACGATTACGCGGTCAACTTCCGTCGGATGTTTGGCGAGGCTCGGATGGACGCGGTAATGGGGTCAGTGGGCGGCAGCGTGCGCTTCTATGGCTTAACGCCAACGAGTATGAAACTGGAGGGTCTCGATAGGCACCACCGCCTGATCGACAGTTACAAAAAATTGCATAAGGCGCGGGCCGATGTGGCGGCTACAGCGAATGTGGGGGCCACAGCGAGTTAG
- a CDS encoding ABC-F family ATP-binding cassette domain-containing protein, whose amino-acid sequence MISVRNVTLRRGVNVVLDHASVTFTPGEKIGLVGRNGAGKSSFFGLLNGTLHEDSGEFSIPAAWKMGQVAQEMPETEQSATDFVIEGDTILLAAQAEVAAAEASDDGMRMAHAYMAVHDAGAHDAPARAQALILGLGFSAAQLSQPVNSFSGGWRMRLQLARALMCPSDLLLLDEPTNHLDLDALVWLEAWLKRYQGTLVVISHDREFLDAVTQVTVHVDNAKLVRYGGNYSKFEDMRAEQLVLQQAAMARQVEKIAHLQKFIDRFKAKASKAKQAQSRVKALERMEKIAPVLADAEFTFEFKEPLNVPNPLLSMLDTSFGYPAPTGALPGTPPTVIVRGINRSVLAGQRIGILGANGQGKSTLVKTVAHALAPIAGEISEGKGLNIGYFAQQELDVLRPLDTPMEHMIRLARDTPPHMRAPGQSGTEQSLRTFLGTFNFSGDMVHQAVNTMSGGEKARLVLCMIVWQRPNLLLLDEPTNHLDLATREALAMALNEFEGTVMLVSHDRALLRAVCDEFWLVTKGGVEPFDGDLDDYQQFLRDEARRMREEAAAEQKVIA is encoded by the coding sequence ATGATTTCCGTCCGTAATGTCACGCTGCGCCGTGGCGTCAATGTCGTACTCGACCACGCATCCGTCACCTTCACCCCCGGCGAGAAGATTGGCCTTGTCGGCCGCAATGGCGCCGGCAAGTCATCCTTTTTCGGGCTTCTCAACGGCACGCTGCACGAAGACAGCGGCGAATTCTCGATTCCCGCTGCATGGAAGATGGGCCAGGTCGCGCAGGAGATGCCGGAGACCGAGCAGAGCGCGACCGATTTCGTAATCGAGGGTGACACCATACTGCTCGCCGCGCAGGCCGAAGTAGCCGCCGCTGAGGCCAGCGACGATGGGATGCGCATGGCGCACGCCTACATGGCCGTGCACGACGCTGGTGCACACGATGCCCCCGCACGTGCCCAGGCGCTGATCCTGGGCCTTGGCTTCAGTGCTGCGCAGCTTAGCCAGCCGGTCAACAGTTTCTCCGGCGGCTGGCGCATGCGACTGCAGCTGGCGCGCGCGCTCATGTGCCCGTCGGACCTGCTGCTGCTCGACGAACCGACCAATCACCTCGACCTCGACGCGCTGGTCTGGCTGGAAGCCTGGCTCAAGCGCTATCAAGGAACCCTGGTAGTAATCAGCCACGACCGCGAATTCCTCGACGCCGTGACGCAGGTGACGGTGCACGTCGACAACGCCAAGCTCGTGCGTTACGGCGGCAACTACAGCAAGTTCGAAGACATGCGTGCTGAGCAGCTCGTGCTGCAGCAGGCCGCGATGGCGAGGCAAGTGGAAAAGATCGCCCACCTGCAGAAATTCATCGACCGTTTCAAGGCCAAGGCCTCGAAGGCGAAGCAGGCGCAGAGCCGGGTCAAGGCGCTCGAACGCATGGAGAAGATCGCACCAGTGCTTGCCGACGCAGAGTTCACCTTCGAGTTCAAGGAGCCGCTCAACGTCCCGAACCCGCTGTTGTCGATGCTGGACACGAGCTTCGGCTACCCGGCGCCGACCGGCGCACTGCCGGGCACGCCGCCCACGGTCATCGTGCGGGGCATCAACCGATCCGTGCTGGCCGGGCAGCGCATCGGCATCCTCGGTGCCAACGGCCAGGGCAAGTCCACGCTGGTGAAGACGGTGGCGCACGCACTGGCGCCGATTGCTGGCGAAATCAGCGAAGGCAAAGGCCTGAACATCGGCTACTTCGCACAGCAGGAACTCGACGTGCTGCGTCCGCTCGACACGCCGATGGAACACATGATCCGCCTTGCCAGGGACACGCCGCCGCACATGCGCGCGCCCGGCCAGAGTGGCACCGAACAATCGCTTCGCACCTTCCTCGGCACCTTCAACTTCAGTGGCGACATGGTCCATCAGGCGGTCAACACGATGAGCGGCGGGGAAAAGGCGCGGCTCGTGTTGTGCATGATCGTGTGGCAGCGCCCCAATCTGCTGCTGCTCGACGAGCCTACCAACCACCTCGACCTGGCCACACGCGAAGCGCTAGCGATGGCGCTCAACGAATTCGAAGGCACGGTGATGCTGGTCAGTCACGACCGGGCCCTGCTGCGCGCCGTATGTGATGAGTTCTGGCTGGTCACCAAGGGCGGCGTCGAGCCCTTCGACGGCGATCTGGACGATTACCAGCAATTCCTGCGCGACGAAGCCCGTCGCATGCGCGAGGAGGCTGCCGCAGAGCAGAAGGTCATCGCCTGA
- a CDS encoding ankyrin repeat domain-containing protein, whose product MTGKLALEVGRPDGHERILALVFDFTHRLMKVLEYTGLDTSCVKASYDKVSAAIARDDFRAAQVKKLANLSHGKFYRAKLDDADRLLFSLVRHGDEVCALMLEVIANHAYDKSRFLRGAAIDESKIPDISADDAIREAQVLRYLHPERTGIHLLDKPISFDDTQETIYRQPPPLVVVGSAGSGKTALTLEKLKRAEGEVLYVTHSAFLAQSARDLYYANGFEHGGQDAVFLSYREFVESIRVPAGREASWRDFAGWHSRIRQNFKDVEAHQAFEEIRGVIAAGSGGVLSRDEYQALGVRQSIFPVERRDQLYNLFEKYRAWLAEAKLYDLNLVAHDWQALAAPRYDFVVIDEVQDITTVQLALVLTTLKKPGHFMLCGDSNQIVHPNFFSWSQVKSLFWKDPKLAERQGLRVLKTNFRNGLEATRVANQLLKIKQRRFGSIDRESNFLVQAVGGETGQVTLMPDKDATKRELDQKIRQSTQFAVLVMRDEDKADARKHFATPLLFSIHEAKGLEYENIVLYRFISDHRGEFNDIVEGIAKTDLAVETLDYKRAKDKSDKSLEVYKFFVNALYVALTRAIKNIYMIESDTGHDLFGLLDLSVGQTKIEAKQSTLEDWQKEARKLELQGKQEQAEAIRRTILKQVPVPWPVFDEAKVRELLIKVFREQSPGNKGKQQLFDYATCFDEPQLAKWLAVEAKFEQARTFDQQRAVFARKSYVPFFANHFKDILRQCDQHGVDHRLPMNQTPLMAAAAAGNVALVEALLERGADRDAVDHYGHNALHWALRQAFGDAKFAAGPLAAIYECLAPPCIDVRAGDRLVRIDRHLSEYFLFQTLWVLFKARFSKIRRNADSAFQTQTILDAWQHLPANIVRPERNKRQHLSGVLARNEIDRDYAYNRSLFLRVSTGRYQFNPKLAVRRRQGEEENWIPIYTALNLPLISEFAHNDGWISTWDNIDKLVILAGLPERTTPIAAERFAERQAAKMRELDERRANQLAAKARIRAAGEATQNTAPRWGTTEAKRLEIERVKQEIERRKKG is encoded by the coding sequence ATGACCGGAAAACTTGCTTTAGAGGTTGGCAGGCCCGACGGCCATGAGAGAATTCTTGCTCTTGTCTTCGACTTCACTCATCGCCTCATGAAAGTTCTCGAATACACAGGCCTCGACACCTCATGCGTCAAGGCCAGCTACGACAAGGTGTCCGCGGCCATCGCTCGCGACGACTTCCGTGCTGCCCAAGTCAAGAAGCTCGCCAATCTCAGTCACGGCAAGTTCTACCGGGCGAAGCTGGATGACGCCGACCGGCTGTTGTTCTCGCTGGTGCGCCACGGGGATGAAGTCTGTGCACTGATGCTGGAAGTGATCGCCAATCACGCCTACGATAAGTCACGTTTCCTGCGCGGCGCGGCGATTGACGAGAGCAAAATTCCAGACATCAGCGCTGATGATGCCATCAGGGAGGCACAAGTCCTGCGCTACCTTCATCCCGAGCGTACCGGCATTCACCTGCTCGACAAACCGATCTCGTTTGATGACACGCAGGAGACCATTTACCGACAACCACCTCCCTTGGTTGTGGTCGGTAGCGCTGGCAGCGGCAAGACCGCACTGACGCTTGAAAAGCTCAAGCGTGCCGAAGGTGAGGTCCTCTACGTCACTCACTCCGCCTTCCTGGCGCAGAGTGCCCGCGACCTTTACTACGCCAACGGTTTCGAGCATGGCGGTCAGGATGCCGTATTTCTGTCCTACCGGGAGTTTGTCGAGTCGATCCGCGTTCCGGCAGGACGCGAGGCTAGCTGGCGCGACTTTGCGGGCTGGCACTCCCGTATACGGCAGAACTTCAAGGATGTCGAAGCCCACCAGGCTTTCGAGGAGATTCGCGGAGTGATTGCTGCCGGGTCGGGCGGTGTCCTGTCGCGCGACGAGTATCAAGCACTGGGGGTGCGTCAATCGATCTTTCCCGTAGAACGGCGCGACCAACTTTACAATCTGTTTGAGAAGTATCGCGCCTGGCTGGCCGAGGCAAAGCTCTACGACCTGAATCTTGTCGCCCACGACTGGCAAGCGCTGGCCGCGCCGCGGTACGACTTCGTGGTTATTGACGAGGTGCAGGACATCACCACCGTGCAACTCGCGCTCGTGCTGACAACCCTGAAGAAGCCTGGCCATTTCATGCTCTGCGGGGATTCCAACCAGATTGTCCACCCCAATTTCTTTTCCTGGAGCCAGGTCAAGAGCCTGTTCTGGAAGGACCCGAAACTGGCCGAGCGGCAGGGATTGCGCGTGCTAAAGACCAACTTTCGCAACGGCCTGGAGGCCACTCGCGTCGCCAATCAGTTGCTCAAGATCAAGCAGCGGCGCTTCGGCTCCATCGACCGCGAGAGCAACTTCCTGGTCCAGGCCGTCGGGGGCGAGACCGGCCAAGTTACGCTGATGCCCGACAAGGACGCCACCAAGCGCGAACTGGACCAGAAGATTCGCCAATCCACCCAGTTCGCCGTCCTGGTAATGCGCGACGAGGACAAGGCCGACGCCCGCAAGCACTTTGCCACGCCCCTGTTGTTCTCGATCCACGAAGCCAAGGGTCTCGAATACGAGAACATCGTGCTCTACCGTTTCATCTCGGATCACCGCGGCGAGTTCAACGACATCGTCGAGGGCATCGCCAAGACCGATCTGGCGGTCGAGACACTGGATTACAAACGCGCCAAAGACAAGAGTGACAAGTCGCTCGAAGTCTATAAGTTCTTCGTCAATGCCCTGTATGTAGCGCTGACTCGTGCCATCAAGAACATCTACATGATCGAGTCGGACACAGGGCATGATCTGTTCGGGTTGCTGGATCTGAGCGTGGGCCAGACCAAGATCGAGGCCAAGCAATCCACGCTCGAAGACTGGCAGAAGGAAGCACGCAAACTCGAACTGCAGGGCAAGCAGGAGCAGGCGGAGGCCATCCGCCGCACCATCTTGAAGCAGGTCCCGGTGCCATGGCCGGTGTTCGACGAGGCCAAGGTCAGGGAACTGCTGATCAAGGTCTTCCGCGAGCAGTCTCCGGGCAACAAGGGCAAGCAGCAACTCTTTGACTATGCCACCTGCTTCGATGAACCGCAGCTCGCCAAGTGGCTGGCCGTCGAGGCGAAATTCGAGCAGGCACGAACCTTTGACCAGCAGCGCGCGGTGTTCGCCCGCAAGAGCTACGTCCCTTTCTTCGCCAACCACTTCAAGGACATCCTCAGGCAGTGTGACCAGCATGGCGTCGATCATCGCCTGCCAATGAACCAGACGCCACTGATGGCCGCAGCTGCTGCAGGAAATGTGGCGCTGGTGGAAGCCCTGCTGGAGCGCGGTGCCGACCGCGATGCCGTCGATCACTATGGTCACAATGCACTGCACTGGGCTTTGCGTCAGGCATTTGGCGATGCAAAGTTCGCTGCTGGCCCGCTGGCGGCAATCTATGAATGCTTGGCTCCGCCCTGCATTGATGTCAGAGCAGGTGATCGCTTGGTCCGCATCGACAGGCATCTGTCTGAATACTTTCTGTTCCAGACCCTGTGGGTATTGTTCAAAGCCCGATTCAGCAAGATACGACGCAATGCAGACAGCGCGTTCCAGACCCAAACCATCCTCGATGCCTGGCAACACTTACCCGCTAACATAGTGCGGCCGGAGCGCAATAAGCGCCAGCATCTTTCTGGCGTGCTGGCGAGGAACGAAATCGACAGAGACTATGCCTACAATCGATCTCTGTTTCTGCGCGTATCCACCGGGCGGTACCAGTTCAATCCCAAACTCGCTGTGCGTCGCCGCCAGGGCGAAGAAGAAAACTGGATCCCGATCTACACTGCACTCAACCTCCCGTTGATTAGCGAGTTTGCCCACAACGACGGCTGGATCAGCACTTGGGACAATATTGACAAACTAGTGATCCTTGCCGGACTACCTGAACGAACCACACCCATCGCGGCTGAACGCTTCGCCGAGCGGCAAGCGGCCAAAATGAGGGAGTTGGACGAACGCAGAGCCAATCAACTTGCTGCCAAAGCACGCATTCGTGCAGCCGGCGAAGCCACCCAGAACACGGCACCTCGATGGGGAACAACGGAGGCCAAACGGCTTGAAATCGAACGCGTGAAACAAGAAATCGAAAGACGAAAGAAGGGTTGA
- a CDS encoding IS1182 family transposase codes for MKRFIEGEDRKQVTLLPECLDDFVSEDNPVRIIEAFVEELDLGSLDFDGAMPSTTGRPSYHPAVLLKIYIYGYLNRVQSSRRLERECQRNVELMWLTGRLAPDFKTIADFRRNNGTGIRNVCRRFVVLCRELKLFSQALVAIDGSKFKAVNTRDRNFTEGKIDKRQKQIEESIQRYLNALETADRTQPAELEAKTTRLQDKIARLREQMRNLGQIKEQLKTQPDGQLSMTDPDARSMATSGKGSGMVGYNVQVAVDAKHHLIVAHEVTNSGSDRGQLSPIAKAARDAMGRTRLRAVADRGYYNAPQIKACADAGIAVMLPKPTTSGAKAHGRFDRADFIYIARDDEYQCPAGERAIYRYTREEHGLQLRRYWSSACSQCAIKSQCTPSPFRRIARWEHESVLEAVQSRLDKTPDAMTVRRRTVEHVFGTFKHWMGYTHFLTRRLANVGTEMSRNVLAYNLMRVLRILGFRKTMRAMRLAGA; via the coding sequence ATGAAGCGATTTATAGAAGGTGAAGATCGCAAGCAGGTGACGCTGCTTCCAGAATGCCTCGATGACTTCGTGTCCGAGGACAATCCGGTCAGGATTATCGAGGCGTTCGTTGAAGAGCTTGACCTTGGATCGCTGGACTTCGATGGAGCGATGCCATCGACTACAGGTCGTCCGTCCTATCATCCGGCCGTGCTGTTGAAGATCTATATCTATGGCTACTTGAACCGGGTTCAGTCGAGCCGCCGGCTGGAACGTGAATGTCAACGCAATGTTGAATTGATGTGGCTCACCGGTCGTCTGGCGCCAGACTTCAAGACCATCGCTGACTTCCGTCGTAACAACGGCACCGGCATCCGCAACGTGTGTCGCCGCTTCGTCGTCCTATGCCGTGAGCTGAAGCTGTTCTCGCAGGCGCTTGTTGCCATCGACGGTAGCAAGTTCAAGGCAGTCAACACCCGCGATCGCAACTTCACAGAGGGCAAGATCGATAAGCGCCAGAAGCAGATCGAGGAGAGCATCCAGCGGTATCTGAACGCGCTGGAGACCGCCGATCGTACGCAGCCTGCTGAACTGGAAGCAAAGACGACTCGATTGCAGGACAAGATCGCACGCTTACGCGAGCAGATGCGAAACCTCGGCCAGATCAAGGAGCAACTCAAGACACAGCCTGATGGTCAACTCTCGATGACTGATCCCGACGCGCGTTCCATGGCGACGAGCGGCAAAGGTTCGGGCATGGTGGGTTACAACGTACAGGTGGCAGTAGACGCCAAACACCACCTCATTGTTGCTCACGAGGTCACAAACTCTGGCAGCGACCGGGGACAGTTGAGTCCTATCGCGAAAGCCGCGCGCGATGCGATGGGTAGGACCAGACTGCGGGCAGTTGCCGATCGCGGTTATTACAATGCCCCCCAGATCAAGGCATGTGCAGATGCAGGCATTGCAGTGATGCTGCCTAAACCAACGACATCAGGGGCAAAAGCTCATGGTCGATTTGACCGGGCAGACTTCATCTACATTGCCCGAGACGACGAATACCAATGTCCAGCAGGCGAACGCGCGATTTACCGCTACACCCGCGAGGAACACGGTCTACAACTGCGCCGCTATTGGAGCAGTGCCTGTTCGCAATGCGCGATCAAGTCGCAGTGCACACCGAGTCCGTTTCGGCGAATTGCCCGATGGGAGCACGAGTCCGTGCTGGAAGCAGTCCAAAGCCGACTCGACAAGACACCGGATGCGATGACAGTGCGCAGGCGGACCGTCGAACATGTCTTCGGGACGTTCAAGCACTGGATGGGCTATACGCACTTCCTGACACGCAGGCTGGCCAACGTGGGCACCGAGATGAGTCGGAACGTGCTTGCCTACAATCTCATGCGAGTGCTGAGAATTCTGGGGTTCAGGAAAACTATGCGCGCAATGCGACTGGCGGGTGCGTGA